One window of the Chitinophaga niabensis genome contains the following:
- a CDS encoding DUF192 domain-containing protein has protein sequence MNFKIIILAAWGSLYMASCQNQPTGTQADSSAVSTVTAPAPAADNGPVFKKEGVLSFIGKEKGDTIKTIDIEIAETDEERARGLMDRKSMQDTQGMLFIFAEAEEQSFWMKNTYISLDIMYVGADQEIVSIQKYATPLSEESLPSFKKAKYVVETNAGFADKYKVKYGDKIVFTKN, from the coding sequence ATGAATTTTAAGATCATCATACTGGCTGCATGGGGCAGCCTGTATATGGCTTCCTGCCAGAACCAACCAACCGGCACACAGGCGGACTCATCTGCTGTTTCTACCGTAACAGCTCCGGCTCCTGCAGCGGATAATGGCCCGGTTTTCAAAAAAGAAGGGGTACTTTCTTTCATCGGCAAGGAAAAAGGCGATACCATCAAAACCATTGATATTGAGATAGCTGAAACAGATGAAGAACGCGCCAGGGGGCTCATGGACCGCAAATCCATGCAGGATACACAGGGCATGCTGTTCATCTTTGCGGAAGCGGAAGAACAATCCTTCTGGATGAAAAACACCTACATTTCATTGGATATCATGTATGTAGGGGCAGACCAGGAGATCGTATCCATCCAGAAATACGCCACCCCTTTATCTGAAGAGAGCCTCCCCTCCTTCAAGAAAGCCAAATATGTAGTGGAAACCAACGCCGGCTTTGCTGATAAATACAAGGTGAAATACGGCGATAAGATCGTTTTTACAAAAAATTAA
- the mqnE gene encoding aminofutalosine synthase MqnE, producing the protein MTTTIATQPGLLTILNAASLDKDIRRIADKVLQQERLTQEDGVTLFEKGDIGVLGALANHVRERKHGNKTYFNRNFHIEPTNVCVFTCKFCSYSRLYKNREEGWELSIDQMLDIVKKYDSQPVTEVHIVGGVHPKMNLDFFIELMQKIKAHRPDLHVKGFTPVELDYMFRKAKLSTEEGMKKMHEAGLQSLPGGGAEIFHPDIRNQICHDKVDGDGWLEIHRIAHKLGMHSNATMLYGHIEEYWHRIDHMERLRQLQDETGGFNTFIPLKFRNKQNDMAHIPESTIVGDLKMYSVARLYMDNFPHLKAYWPMLGRNTAQLTLSFGVNDLDGTIDDTTKIYSMAGSEEQNPSMNTAQLAMLIKQAGRVPVERDTVYNEIKDYGDVVFSEEELLN; encoded by the coding sequence ATGACGACGACCATAGCAACACAGCCGGGACTACTGACCATACTCAATGCCGCTTCTCTGGACAAGGATATACGCCGGATCGCTGACAAAGTTTTGCAACAGGAAAGGCTTACGCAGGAAGACGGCGTAACGCTGTTTGAGAAAGGAGATATCGGCGTACTCGGTGCACTGGCCAACCATGTAAGAGAAAGGAAACATGGCAACAAAACCTACTTCAACCGTAATTTTCATATAGAACCTACCAACGTTTGCGTATTTACCTGCAAATTCTGCTCTTATTCCAGGTTATACAAAAACCGTGAAGAAGGTTGGGAACTTAGCATCGACCAGATGCTGGACATTGTAAAGAAGTACGATAGCCAGCCTGTTACAGAAGTACACATTGTAGGTGGCGTACATCCCAAAATGAACCTGGATTTCTTTATTGAACTCATGCAAAAGATCAAGGCACACCGCCCTGACCTGCATGTGAAAGGTTTCACACCGGTAGAGCTGGACTATATGTTCCGCAAAGCAAAACTCAGCACGGAAGAAGGCATGAAAAAAATGCATGAAGCCGGCCTGCAGTCCTTACCGGGTGGCGGCGCAGAGATCTTCCATCCTGATATCCGCAACCAGATCTGCCACGATAAAGTGGACGGAGACGGCTGGCTGGAAATTCACCGCATTGCCCATAAACTGGGTATGCATTCCAACGCTACCATGCTCTATGGCCATATTGAAGAATACTGGCACCGCATAGATCATATGGAGCGCCTCCGCCAGCTGCAGGATGAAACAGGCGGGTTCAATACCTTCATTCCCCTGAAGTTCCGCAACAAACAGAACGACATGGCACATATACCGGAATCCACCATTGTGGGAGACCTCAAGATGTATTCCGTTGCCAGGTTGTACATGGATAACTTCCCTCACCTGAAAGCCTATTGGCCTATGCTGGGAAGGAATACCGCACAGCTCACCCTTTCCTTTGGGGTGAACGATCTGGATGGCACTATCGATGACACCACCAAGATCTATTCCATGGCAGGTTCAGAAGAACAGAACCCTTCCATGAACACCGCACAACTGGCCATGCTCATTAAACAGGCTGGCAGAGTTCCGGTAGAACGGGATACCGTGTATAATGAGATAAAGGATTATGGTGACGTTGTTTTTTCAGAAGAAGAATTACTCAACTGA
- a CDS encoding M43 family zinc metalloprotease — protein sequence MHILFTITYNEHNLRNFTLISIFVFLGFGSFAQRKCGTAEVLAQKLAAQPKLAKRMQAIELDLQKKRPDNRLFRVNPLINIPVVVHVVLPNPSQVTDQQILDQLAALNLDYLAANTDINKVPAVWQARTGNPQIQFCLAVRTPDGDPSSGITRTTTTHAAFSVNSSASEVKYTSSGGAPGWDNTRFLNIWVCDLASDYLGVATPPGNIFPTAEDGVVVDYRAFGRMGSAQAPFNLGRTLTHEIGHFFGLKHTWADDNGGCTQDDGVDDTPLQSDHTYNCPAFPQLDNCTNVAPGIMFMNYMDYVNDACMYLFTTGQTDRMRNAIDAQRASLITSDGCTPVNLKTKDAGITAIAKPQGYLCEAGQTPVVTLKNRGSETLTSVTIRYTINGGTPVNYSWTGSLTMLQQTEVTLPVLTAGEGNSTLKAYTVQPNGAADDQPDNDTTAVNFSYRREVSIPFTENFDNTLFPPAGFSISNPDRSFTWERSTIGSKGSAGAALMRNLGYARNDEIDDLLGPIVDAANADSIFLSFDLAAATASPVGMPNNPWDTLEVLLTTDCGKTFIPTGYKKWGSSLVTRTIPTTQEFVPAASEWRTDTVDLTPFIRNKQFRVVFRNTTNYENNVYIDQVNIFKKDVNSTLRDKGILIWPNPFSRQFYVEFSTWPEDLLGIALFDASGRLVYQQQPLARVGNRVTIDLVNGANGVYFVKLFYTQQVRTYKIVKAK from the coding sequence TTGCATATACTATTCACTATCACCTATAATGAACACAACTTGCGTAACTTTACCCTGATCTCCATATTCGTTTTCTTAGGTTTTGGAAGCTTTGCCCAACGCAAATGTGGTACTGCGGAAGTGCTGGCACAAAAGCTGGCGGCACAACCCAAACTGGCAAAAAGGATGCAGGCTATAGAACTGGACCTTCAGAAGAAAAGACCGGACAACAGGCTCTTCCGTGTAAATCCGCTCATCAATATCCCCGTAGTAGTACATGTTGTATTACCCAACCCTTCCCAGGTAACAGACCAGCAGATCCTGGACCAGCTGGCAGCACTTAACCTGGATTACCTGGCCGCTAATACAGATATCAATAAAGTACCAGCCGTATGGCAGGCCCGGACAGGCAACCCGCAGATCCAGTTCTGCCTGGCCGTACGTACGCCGGACGGGGACCCTTCTTCCGGTATCACCCGCACCACCACTACACATGCTGCCTTTTCAGTGAATAGCAGCGCCAGTGAAGTAAAATATACCAGTTCCGGCGGTGCGCCCGGCTGGGATAACACCCGCTTCCTGAACATCTGGGTATGTGACCTGGCCAGTGATTACCTGGGCGTAGCCACCCCTCCCGGCAATATATTCCCTACTGCAGAAGATGGCGTGGTAGTGGATTACAGGGCCTTTGGCAGAATGGGCAGCGCACAGGCTCCCTTTAACCTGGGCCGCACGCTGACGCATGAAATAGGGCACTTCTTTGGACTGAAACATACCTGGGCTGATGATAATGGTGGTTGTACACAGGATGACGGCGTGGACGATACGCCCCTGCAGAGCGATCACACCTACAACTGCCCCGCTTTCCCGCAGCTGGACAATTGCACCAACGTTGCTCCCGGTATCATGTTCATGAATTACATGGATTATGTGAATGATGCCTGCATGTACCTTTTCACCACAGGGCAAACAGACCGTATGCGGAATGCGATAGATGCACAAAGGGCTTCCCTGATCACTTCAGACGGCTGCACCCCTGTGAACCTGAAAACGAAAGACGCCGGCATTACTGCAATAGCCAAACCGCAGGGTTATCTCTGCGAAGCAGGACAAACACCCGTTGTGACTTTAAAGAACCGCGGATCTGAAACGCTCACCAGCGTAACCATCCGTTACACCATCAACGGCGGTACACCGGTAAATTACAGCTGGACGGGCAGCCTCACCATGCTGCAGCAAACAGAAGTTACCCTCCCTGTTCTTACGGCCGGGGAAGGCAATTCCACCTTAAAAGCATATACCGTTCAACCAAACGGCGCAGCAGACGATCAGCCGGATAATGATACGACGGCTGTGAACTTCAGCTACCGCCGTGAAGTAAGCATACCATTTACAGAAAACTTTGATAATACGCTCTTCCCTCCTGCCGGATTCAGTATCTCAAATCCTGACAGGAGCTTTACCTGGGAGCGTTCCACCATTGGCAGCAAAGGCAGCGCCGGTGCTGCATTGATGCGCAACCTCGGCTATGCCCGCAATGATGAAATAGATGACCTGCTTGGCCCGATAGTAGATGCTGCCAATGCAGACTCTATCTTCCTCTCTTTTGACCTCGCCGCTGCTACTGCCAGTCCTGTTGGCATGCCCAATAATCCCTGGGATACACTGGAAGTATTGCTGACAACGGACTGTGGTAAAACATTCATTCCCACCGGTTATAAGAAATGGGGCAGCTCGCTGGTTACCAGGACCATCCCTACCACCCAGGAATTTGTTCCTGCCGCCAGCGAATGGCGTACGGACACGGTAGACCTTACCCCTTTTATCCGGAATAAGCAATTCAGGGTAGTGTTCCGCAATACCACCAATTACGAGAACAATGTGTATATAGACCAGGTCAATATCTTCAAAAAGGATGTGAACAGCACCCTCCGGGATAAAGGCATTCTTATATGGCCCAATCCTTTCAGCCGGCAGTTTTATGTTGAGTTCAGCACCTGGCCGGAAGACCTGCTGGGCATTGCTCTTTTTGATGCCTCGGGAAGGCTTGTATATCAGCAGCAACCGTTAGCCCGCGTGGGTAACAGGGTGACAATTGATTTGGTAAATGGGGCAAATGGTGTTTACTTTGTGAAGTTGTTTTACACGCAACAGGTGAGGACTTATAAAATAGTGAAAGCAAAATGA
- a CDS encoding NupC/NupG family nucleoside CNT transporter, which translates to MLHWENLTRGFLGMFFLILVCYLLSNNRKAINWKLVGLGIFAQVMFAMGVLNTQAGGQPVFWELFIIMVLIFTYNRFRRKQQEGFDLPKDALSWLLALAGLAGFYFGIIRSHQYAFPAIAFTIGLVPIVAMIKILQKRSLELLKWTILTACILLAVCVFTRLCNPEIFRSVLSSVSSSFVALINNSHAGTEFMFGALADASGNWAYIFAVQVLPNIIFFAALSSILYYLGILQKIVYIFAYLLNKLKISGAESLSTAANIFLGQTEAPLMIRPYLEGMSRSEILCIMIGGMANTAGSVMAAYVGMLGGTDVTQQEYFALHMLSQSIMSAPAAIVCSKILFPETKEHLISKELKIPKEKLGDNFLDALSLGTTDGLKLAVNVGAMLIVFTAMMYVLNAMLGWVGDQTNLNAEINAISGGRYKELSLQLILGYVFSPIAWIIGVPSQDMLSIGQLLGEKTILNEFLAYKSLGEMKAANLITNPKSLLIATYALCGFANFASIGIQIGGISQLAPNQRKNLTELGVRALIGGTIACLMCGCIAGALS; encoded by the coding sequence ATGCTACATTGGGAAAATCTTACCCGTGGATTCCTGGGAATGTTCTTTCTTATCCTGGTTTGTTATCTGCTAAGCAATAATCGAAAAGCCATTAACTGGAAACTGGTAGGGCTGGGCATCTTTGCACAGGTTATGTTTGCTATGGGCGTACTCAACACCCAGGCCGGCGGGCAACCCGTTTTCTGGGAGCTCTTCATCATCATGGTATTGATCTTCACCTATAACCGTTTCCGCAGGAAACAGCAGGAAGGTTTTGATCTGCCCAAAGATGCACTGAGCTGGCTGCTGGCACTGGCAGGATTGGCAGGTTTCTATTTTGGTATCATCCGCAGCCATCAGTATGCTTTTCCGGCCATTGCATTTACAATAGGTCTTGTGCCCATTGTTGCCATGATCAAAATACTGCAGAAGCGCTCTCTGGAATTGCTGAAATGGACCATCCTCACCGCCTGCATCCTTTTGGCTGTTTGTGTATTTACGCGTTTATGTAATCCTGAAATATTCCGCAGCGTTCTTTCTTCCGTATCCAGTTCTTTTGTGGCGCTGATCAATAACAGTCATGCCGGTACAGAATTCATGTTCGGCGCACTGGCAGATGCCAGCGGTAACTGGGCTTATATTTTTGCGGTGCAGGTATTACCGAACATCATTTTTTTTGCAGCGCTTTCTTCCATTCTTTACTACCTGGGCATCCTGCAAAAGATCGTATACATCTTTGCTTATCTCCTGAATAAACTGAAGATCTCCGGTGCTGAAAGTCTCTCTACCGCCGCTAATATTTTCCTGGGCCAAACGGAAGCGCCGCTGATGATCCGCCCTTACCTGGAAGGCATGAGCCGCTCTGAGATCCTTTGCATTATGATCGGTGGTATGGCCAACACCGCGGGTAGCGTAATGGCTGCCTATGTTGGTATGCTGGGAGGAACGGATGTAACACAGCAGGAATATTTTGCCTTACACATGCTCAGCCAGAGCATTATGAGTGCGCCTGCCGCCATCGTTTGCTCTAAAATATTATTCCCGGAAACAAAGGAACACCTGATCTCCAAGGAACTGAAGATACCGAAAGAAAAACTGGGCGATAACTTCCTTGATGCCCTTTCGCTGGGTACTACAGACGGGTTGAAACTCGCCGTGAATGTAGGCGCTATGCTGATTGTTTTTACCGCTATGATGTATGTGCTGAATGCCATGCTGGGATGGGTAGGTGATCAAACCAACCTGAATGCGGAGATCAATGCCATCAGCGGGGGAAGGTATAAGGAATTATCCCTGCAACTGATCCTGGGGTATGTGTTCTCCCCTATTGCCTGGATCATTGGCGTACCCTCGCAGGATATGCTCAGCATCGGCCAGTTATTAGGTGAAAAAACCATCCTGAATGAATTCCTGGCCTATAAATCCCTGGGAGAGATGAAGGCCGCTAACCTGATCACCAATCCCAAGTCGTTACTGATCGCTACCTATGCACTTTGCGGTTTTGCCAACTTTGCTTCTATAGGCATCCAGATCGGGGGGATCAGCCAGCTGGCACCCAATCAGCGGAAGAACCTCACGGAACTCGGCGTAAGGGCCCTGATAGGTGGCACCATCGCCTGTTTGATGTGTGGTTGCATAGCCGGCGCCTTATCCTGA